A section of the Verrucomicrobiota bacterium genome encodes:
- the gatA gene encoding Asp-tRNA(Asn)/Glu-tRNA(Gln) amidotransferase subunit GatA — protein MSFTPFQSIAATRRLLRSKEISPVELLEGLEQRIASVDSSIGAYIARDLETAKKEASTADLSKPLGGIPIGIKDAISVAGQPLQSASRILDGYTAPYDATAIARLRSAGAIPFGRMNMDEFAMGSSTENSAFHPTRNPWDLNRIPGGSSGGSAAAVASGTALATLGSDTGGSIRQPAALCGCVGLKPTYGRISRYGLIAFASSLDQIGPLTSTVEDSGILLNAMAGKDPHDSTSLELPDEDFTAEIGRDLKGLRVGVPKEYFVDGMEPGVRSSVDAAIEQLVSLGAEPVEISLPHTEYAVAVYYIIATAEASANLARFDGVRYGRRSPEAKDLLSLYEKTRAEGFGREVKRRIILGTYVLSSGYYDAYYLRAQKVRTLIRRDFDQAFTKVDAIVSPTSPETAFRLGEKTDDPLKMYLADIFTIATNLAGICGLSLPCGFSNRDGVDLPVGLQLLGRPFGESRLLRIGHAYEQSTEWHKRRPGQIS, from the coding sequence ATGTCCTTCACCCCTTTTCAAAGCATCGCGGCGACACGCCGGCTACTCCGTTCCAAGGAAATTTCCCCCGTCGAGTTGCTCGAGGGTCTTGAGCAGCGCATCGCCTCCGTGGATTCCTCGATCGGCGCTTACATTGCACGGGATCTCGAGACAGCCAAGAAGGAGGCTTCAACAGCCGATCTTTCCAAGCCGCTCGGAGGCATTCCGATAGGGATCAAGGATGCGATCAGTGTCGCTGGACAGCCCCTCCAGTCAGCTTCCCGGATTCTGGATGGGTACACAGCCCCCTACGATGCGACCGCTATCGCACGTCTGCGCAGTGCGGGAGCCATTCCTTTCGGACGGATGAACATGGACGAATTCGCCATGGGATCTTCCACCGAGAACTCTGCATTCCATCCGACGCGCAACCCTTGGGATCTGAATCGCATTCCCGGTGGATCGAGCGGCGGCTCCGCAGCAGCGGTTGCTTCAGGAACGGCCCTCGCCACTCTCGGCTCCGACACCGGGGGATCGATCCGCCAGCCCGCAGCGCTCTGCGGCTGCGTGGGACTGAAGCCGACCTACGGTCGTATCTCCCGTTACGGACTCATTGCCTTCGCCTCCTCTCTCGATCAGATCGGCCCCCTCACCTCGACTGTCGAGGACAGTGGCATCTTGCTCAATGCCATGGCAGGCAAGGATCCCCATGACTCGACCTCGCTGGAACTTCCCGATGAAGACTTTACCGCTGAGATCGGTCGTGATCTCAAGGGACTACGCGTTGGTGTGCCGAAGGAATACTTCGTCGACGGCATGGAACCGGGAGTTCGCAGCTCCGTCGACGCCGCAATCGAACAACTCGTCTCCCTCGGGGCCGAGCCGGTGGAGATCTCCCTGCCCCACACGGAGTATGCTGTCGCTGTCTACTACATCATTGCCACCGCCGAGGCCTCAGCCAATCTGGCCCGCTTCGACGGCGTGCGTTATGGACGCCGCTCACCCGAGGCCAAGGACCTGCTCTCGCTCTATGAGAAGACACGCGCCGAGGGATTCGGACGCGAGGTAAAGCGCCGTATCATCCTGGGCACCTACGTGCTGAGCAGCGGCTACTACGACGCCTACTACCTCCGCGCCCAGAAGGTTCGTACCCTCATTCGGCGTGACTTTGATCAGGCCTTCACCAAGGTCGATGCCATTGTCTCCCCCACCTCTCCGGAGACCGCATTCCGCCTCGGGGAAAAGACCGATGATCCGCTCAAGATGTACCTGGCTGACATCTTCACAATCGCAACGAATCTGGCCGGCATCTGCGGACTGAGCCTCCCCTGCGGATTCTCCAACCGAGACGGCGTCGATCTACCGGTCGGTCTACAGCTCCTCGGACGCCCCTTCGGTGAGAGCCGTCTTCTCCGAATCGGCCATGCCTACGAGCAGTCGACCGAGTGGCACAAGCGCAGGCCCGGACAAATAAGTTAA
- the gatC gene encoding Asp-tRNA(Asn)/Glu-tRNA(Gln) amidotransferase subunit GatC: MSTNAPHHTIDVPYLARLARLEVTPEEIEIFGPQLGRILDHVEQMNKLDISGIEPTAHAITVFDVIREDAVTESLPKKTILENAPHNANGLFVVPKVLD, from the coding sequence ATGTCCACCAACGCACCCCATCACACAATTGACGTCCCCTATCTGGCCCGTCTTGCCAGGTTGGAAGTAACTCCCGAGGAGATCGAGATCTTCGGTCCTCAGCTTGGTCGCATTCTTGATCACGTGGAGCAGATGAACAAACTCGACATCTCAGGCATCGAGCCGACCGCCCATGCGATCACGGTCTTTGACGTGATCCGTGAAGATGCGGTCACGGAGAGCCTCCCCAAGAAGACGATCCTGGAAAACGCCCCGCACAACGCAAACGGGCTCTTTGTTGTCCCAAAGGTTCTCGACTAG
- a CDS encoding plasmid pRiA4b ORF-3 family protein, whose protein sequence is MKTYIFEIGYEKFRATVGFLGEYTLYDLAETLIKALEFDFDHCFEFCDNLNRFNSTERYTLFADIGEADDDPGVKSTLISEVFTKGRTMLFYFDYGDDWHFPVTCIDIGEEEAARRHRRVLSRNGNPPVQYPPCEEE, encoded by the coding sequence TTGAAGACCTACATCTTCGAGATCGGATATGAGAAGTTCCGCGCCACGGTTGGCTTCCTCGGGGAATACACGCTCTATGATCTGGCGGAGACGCTGATCAAGGCGCTGGAATTCGACTTCGATCACTGCTTCGAGTTCTGCGACAACTTGAACCGCTTCAACAGCACCGAGCGCTACACCCTCTTCGCCGACATCGGAGAAGCCGATGATGACCCCGGTGTGAAGAGCACGTTGATCTCCGAGGTCTTCACGAAGGGGCGAACGATGCTCTTTTACTTCGACTACGGAGATGACTGGCATTTTCCGGTCACCTGCATCGACATTGGCGAGGAAGAGGCCGCTCGGCGCCACCGTAGGGTACTCTCCCGAAATGGCAACCCTCCCGTGCAGTATCCCCCCTGCGAGGAGGAGTAA
- a CDS encoding deoxyguanosinetriphosphate triphosphohydrolase, protein MTHSSDPREALLAPFAQKASESAGRLLPESEHSFRSCYQRDRDRVVHGTSFRRLDGKTQVFLNGKGDHYRTRLTHTIEVASVSRTIARALGLNEDLAEAIALAHDLGHPPFGHAGEETLDRLMKDHGGFDHNEQSLRVVETLEESYPQHQGLNLTHEVLEGLKKHHREIVSPDGARYPSPSLEAQVANIADEIAYYSHDLEDGLASGLLSQEELMSLDLWREADAKALAESSGTLSSAGPRTYRKFLLRCLINREVEDLVQTSHSSIVASGVTSVGEVRHHPTRLIGYSSDLKSRNAALRRHLYEKFYRHPEVHGANENACQQMESVFADLISHPEKLGVRTLSRLERDGLHRVVADYVAGMTDSYLRSRYEALS, encoded by the coding sequence ATGACACATTCATCCGATCCACGCGAAGCCCTTCTCGCTCCCTTCGCCCAGAAGGCCTCGGAGAGTGCAGGACGCTTGCTGCCCGAGTCGGAGCATTCCTTTCGTTCGTGCTACCAGCGGGATCGTGACAGGGTCGTTCACGGAACCTCCTTCCGCAGGCTCGACGGGAAGACGCAGGTCTTCCTCAACGGCAAGGGAGACCATTACCGCACACGCCTGACCCACACGATCGAGGTAGCCTCGGTCAGCAGGACCATCGCTCGGGCTCTCGGACTGAACGAGGATCTGGCCGAGGCCATCGCCCTGGCACATGACTTGGGACATCCTCCCTTCGGTCATGCCGGAGAGGAGACGCTCGATCGCCTGATGAAGGATCACGGCGGATTCGATCACAACGAGCAGAGCCTCCGCGTTGTCGAGACACTTGAGGAAAGCTATCCCCAGCACCAGGGACTCAACCTCACCCACGAGGTTCTTGAGGGATTGAAAAAGCATCACCGCGAGATTGTAAGCCCAGATGGCGCGCGCTATCCCAGCCCATCGCTGGAGGCCCAGGTGGCGAACATCGCTGATGAGATAGCCTACTACAGTCATGACCTCGAGGATGGACTCGCCTCCGGCCTGCTTTCTCAGGAAGAACTCATGAGCTTGGATCTCTGGCGCGAAGCCGATGCCAAGGCCCTCGCGGAATCCTCCGGGACCCTCAGCTCTGCAGGTCCCCGCACCTATCGGAAGTTCCTCCTCCGCTGCCTGATCAACCGGGAGGTTGAGGATCTTGTGCAGACAAGTCATTCATCCATCGTTGCCTCGGGCGTCACAAGCGTCGGGGAAGTTCGTCATCATCCCACCCGTCTGATCGGATATTCCTCCGATCTCAAATCCCGCAACGCCGCTCTCCGCAGGCATCTCTACGAGAAGTTCTACCGCCATCCCGAGGTGCATGGCGCCAATGAGAACGCCTGCCAACAGATGGAGTCTGTCTTTGCCGACCTGATAAGCCATCCCGAAAAGCTCGGCGTGCGCACTCTCTCGCGCCTGGAACGCGACGGCCTCCACCGCGTCGTGGCTGACTATGTCGCGGGCATGACGGATTCCTACTTACGCTCCCGCTACGAGGCGCTGTCGTAG
- the ychF gene encoding redox-regulated ATPase YchF: MLRTGIVGLPNVGKSTLFNALTRSRKAEAANFPFCTIEPNVGVVNVPDARLERLRELASSEKVIPAAIEVVDIAGLVKGASEGEGLGNKFLAHIREVDAIVQVVRCFENEDIHHVAGSIDPVRDIEIITTELVLADMATVQKRIERQTKAARTGDKVAKAEIELGEKLLPHLNEGKPANTAQLTDDEKKLMAGFFLLSAKPVLFATNVREEDLAPLELGDYSTNPHVKAVVEYAATHHGTGTVVVSAQIESELSELPPEEAKEYLEGLGVSDSGVGKLIRRAYALLGLRTYFTYGPKETRAWTIRTGDKAPAAAGVIHSDFERGFIAAETMAFADLDSLGSAPKCREAGKLRIEGKEYEVKDGDVMEFRFNV, encoded by the coding sequence ATGTTAAGAACAGGAATCGTCGGACTCCCCAATGTGGGCAAATCAACTCTCTTCAACGCCCTCACCCGGAGCCGTAAGGCCGAGGCGGCAAACTTCCCCTTCTGCACTATTGAGCCGAACGTCGGCGTGGTGAACGTTCCCGATGCGCGGCTCGAGCGTCTGCGGGAGCTTGCCTCCTCCGAGAAGGTCATCCCGGCCGCCATCGAGGTGGTCGATATCGCCGGCCTCGTGAAGGGTGCCAGCGAGGGAGAGGGATTGGGAAACAAGTTTCTGGCACACATCCGCGAGGTCGACGCCATCGTCCAGGTAGTCCGCTGCTTCGAGAACGAGGACATCCATCACGTGGCCGGATCGATCGATCCCGTTCGCGACATTGAGATCATCACGACCGAGCTTGTCCTCGCTGACATGGCCACCGTCCAGAAACGGATCGAGCGCCAGACCAAGGCCGCACGCACCGGCGACAAGGTGGCCAAGGCCGAGATCGAACTCGGAGAAAAGCTCCTCCCTCACCTCAACGAGGGTAAACCCGCCAACACAGCTCAGTTGACGGATGACGAGAAGAAGCTGATGGCCGGCTTTTTCCTTCTCAGCGCCAAGCCTGTACTGTTTGCCACCAATGTGCGCGAGGAGGATCTCGCGCCACTTGAGCTGGGTGACTATTCCACCAATCCCCATGTGAAGGCCGTCGTCGAGTACGCTGCGACCCATCACGGTACCGGAACGGTCGTTGTCAGCGCCCAGATCGAGAGCGAACTTTCCGAACTTCCGCCCGAAGAGGCGAAGGAGTATCTGGAGGGACTGGGTGTCTCCGACAGTGGTGTAGGCAAGCTCATCCGCCGAGCCTATGCCCTGCTGGGACTTCGCACATACTTCACCTACGGGCCTAAGGAGACCCGCGCCTGGACCATTCGCACCGGTGACAAGGCCCCTGCCGCTGCCGGCGTCATCCATAGCGACTTCGAGCGCGGCTTCATCGCCGCTGAGACCATGGCCTTCGCAGACCTGGACTCACTCGGTTCTGCTCCAAAGTGCCGCGAAGCGGGCAAACTCCGCATCGAGGGCAAGGAATACGAGGTCAAGGACGGAGACGTCATGGAATTCCGCTTCAACGTTTAG
- a CDS encoding Nif3-like dinuclear metal center hexameric protein, with amino-acid sequence MKKTLKSLSSLVSTMDNLLRTGEINDYPGAVNGLQIENSGAVTRIVAAVDACEEVIRESSRVPGTLLLVHHGLFWNGVQTLTGAHYRKIKAALDGDLALYSSHLPLDLHPKLGNNVLLAKALGLTAIKPALEMKGQAVGVLGKVREMKREAFAELLSGAVGGDVHLAPGGPKIIKTVLVVTGGAGSEVARAATLGVDAFVTGEGPHWSYTAAEELGINLFYAGHYATETFGVKALASLVATQACLPWSFLDHPTGL; translated from the coding sequence ATGAAAAAAACCCTCAAATCACTTTCTTCGCTTGTTTCGACGATGGACAACCTCCTGCGAACAGGTGAAATCAACGATTATCCAGGAGCTGTGAATGGTCTCCAGATCGAAAACTCTGGTGCAGTCACAAGGATCGTTGCCGCTGTGGATGCCTGTGAGGAAGTCATCCGCGAGTCATCCAGAGTCCCGGGTACGCTCTTGCTGGTCCATCACGGACTCTTCTGGAACGGAGTGCAGACTCTGACCGGGGCCCACTACCGCAAGATCAAGGCTGCCCTGGATGGAGACCTCGCTCTCTACAGTTCGCACCTTCCCTTGGATCTCCATCCGAAACTCGGGAACAATGTCCTCCTGGCCAAGGCTCTGGGTCTGACCGCTATCAAGCCGGCTCTGGAGATGAAGGGGCAAGCTGTCGGCGTGCTCGGAAAGGTGAGGGAGATGAAACGCGAGGCCTTTGCCGAATTACTATCAGGCGCTGTAGGTGGTGACGTGCATCTGGCTCCCGGCGGTCCTAAGATAATCAAGACTGTTCTTGTGGTCACCGGGGGGGCGGGCAGCGAGGTAGCTCGGGCAGCAACGCTTGGGGTTGATGCCTTCGTGACAGGGGAGGGGCCCCACTGGAGCTACACAGCCGCTGAAGAGCTGGGGATCAATCTCTTTTATGCCGGTCACTATGCGACGGAGACCTTCGGGGTGAAGGCCCTGGCTTCACTTGTTGCCACTCAGGCATGTCTCCCCTGGAGCTTCCTTGATCATCCCACAGGGCTCTAA
- the rpoN gene encoding RNA polymerase factor sigma-54, with the protein MELIAGVAQQQVLSPQMQQSLQLLQTPVAELRQMIAAELAGNPVLEEEDFLGGPSDSDEDPHPHSLPKEENDRRARDNEFSLQDEWRDYLPQASARPAYSAEDEERRRFLFESQVSRPTLRSLVIDQAAGFPPEERHLVELIAGSLDEDGYLRMTVSDLATAAGVPEAPMEVVLRKVREFEPPGVAASDLADCLLLQLSRRSEGNGLAARILSHHLPQLARHRYDEISRDLRVPVADVTAAARHIATLEPKPGRPFASADEQGVIPDLIVIPQKNTETEGGGDTGGFSVRLNEDELPRLKISNDYKELLAERGQNEELLLYLRDKIKGARFFLRSLQQRQQTLLAIGNQIVSRQEEFFRKGASALKPLIMAQIADAVGLHVTTVSRAVSGKYMDTPQGLFEMRYFFTPGFQNSDGTAVSNEMVKGAIRDMVDKESPRATLSDQEIVTELEARGLKVARRTIAKYREQLGILPSHLRKN; encoded by the coding sequence ATGGAACTCATCGCTGGGGTTGCCCAGCAGCAGGTGCTTTCCCCGCAAATGCAGCAGAGTCTCCAGCTGCTGCAGACTCCTGTGGCAGAGCTTCGTCAGATGATTGCCGCAGAGTTGGCCGGCAATCCTGTTCTGGAAGAAGAAGATTTTCTAGGGGGACCCTCTGATTCAGATGAGGATCCTCATCCCCATTCCCTTCCCAAAGAGGAGAATGATAGAAGGGCGAGAGATAATGAATTTTCCTTACAGGACGAGTGGCGCGATTATCTGCCTCAGGCTTCAGCCCGACCTGCCTATTCCGCGGAGGATGAGGAACGCCGGAGATTTCTTTTTGAATCGCAAGTCTCAAGGCCGACGCTCAGGAGCCTCGTGATCGATCAGGCGGCGGGTTTTCCTCCCGAAGAACGGCACCTTGTCGAACTCATTGCCGGAAGCCTGGATGAGGATGGCTATCTGAGAATGACCGTTTCGGATCTGGCTACAGCGGCAGGAGTTCCCGAGGCGCCCATGGAGGTTGTGTTGAGAAAGGTCCGTGAATTCGAGCCTCCGGGAGTGGCGGCCTCTGATCTCGCGGATTGCCTTCTTCTCCAGCTCTCGAGACGGAGTGAGGGGAATGGCCTAGCTGCCCGGATCCTCAGCCACCATCTCCCCCAGTTGGCCCGTCACCGCTATGACGAGATCTCCCGAGATCTCCGTGTCCCCGTTGCTGATGTCACCGCAGCCGCACGACACATCGCAACACTGGAGCCGAAGCCCGGGCGTCCCTTTGCATCAGCCGATGAGCAGGGTGTCATTCCCGACCTGATCGTCATTCCGCAAAAGAATACTGAGACTGAGGGGGGGGGTGATACAGGAGGATTTTCGGTACGTCTGAATGAGGATGAACTTCCCCGCCTCAAGATCAGCAATGATTACAAGGAGCTGCTTGCAGAGCGCGGTCAGAACGAGGAACTGCTGCTGTACCTTCGCGATAAGATCAAGGGCGCGCGTTTTTTTCTACGCAGTCTTCAGCAGCGTCAGCAGACCCTGCTTGCCATCGGGAACCAGATCGTTTCCCGGCAGGAGGAGTTTTTCCGTAAGGGGGCCTCTGCCCTGAAGCCCCTGATCATGGCTCAGATCGCAGACGCCGTAGGCCTGCATGTCACCACCGTCAGCCGCGCCGTCTCTGGAAAATACATGGATACGCCCCAAGGATTGTTCGAGATGAGATATTTCTTCACCCCTGGATTTCAGAACTCCGACGGCACTGCAGTCAGTAATGAGATGGTGAAAGGGGCAATCCGAGACATGGTGGACAAGGAATCCCCCCGTGCCACACTGAGCGATCAGGAAATCGTTACAGAATTGGAAGCGAGAGGACTGAAGGTCGCCCGCAGAACTATTGCCAAGTACCGCGAACAGCTTGGGATTTTACCGAGCCATCTGAGAAAAAACTGA
- a CDS encoding P-loop NTPase: MTQSSITEQEVRTILSTIPYPGFTRDIISFGVVKGVTLGDELIIQMVLSTNDTGVASELRNRVTQALSASFPGISSKVLLDVQAPVQSSGQGPIPIPGIRHVIAVASGKGGVGKSTLSVNLAASLASRGLKVALCDCDLYGPSVALMCGASKRPSSDEQGMIIPPEHHGMKIMSMGLLLEQDSPAVLRGPMVTRYTQQFLRNVAWGEIDVLILDLPPGTGDIQLTIVQTIPLTGAVIVTTPQEVAVIDARKAVSMFQKTNVPILGILENMAYFVAPGDTTRHEIFGCGGGVREATRLGVPFLGSLPLDPELRIASDNGVPLVLSHPELPVSSLIQKAAESLLPVLR, translated from the coding sequence ATGACGCAATCATCCATCACTGAGCAGGAGGTCAGGACAATCCTTTCCACTATTCCCTATCCGGGCTTCACCCGTGATATCATTTCCTTCGGTGTGGTGAAGGGGGTCACGCTGGGGGATGAGCTCATTATCCAGATGGTCCTCTCCACGAATGACACTGGCGTGGCTTCGGAGTTGAGAAACCGAGTGACTCAAGCGCTCAGCGCTTCATTTCCAGGGATTTCCTCGAAGGTTCTTCTCGATGTCCAAGCGCCGGTCCAATCCTCGGGGCAGGGGCCTATTCCTATTCCTGGGATCCGTCATGTGATTGCGGTAGCCAGTGGAAAAGGAGGGGTTGGCAAATCGACCCTCTCAGTGAATCTCGCGGCTTCCTTGGCTTCCAGAGGGCTCAAGGTCGCGCTTTGTGACTGCGATCTCTATGGCCCGAGTGTCGCGCTCATGTGCGGTGCCAGTAAGCGTCCATCTTCCGACGAACAGGGAATGATCATTCCTCCGGAACATCATGGAATGAAGATCATGTCGATGGGGCTTCTGCTCGAGCAGGATTCTCCAGCAGTCCTGAGAGGTCCCATGGTGACGCGTTACACACAGCAGTTCCTGAGGAATGTCGCTTGGGGAGAAATCGATGTGCTCATCCTCGATCTGCCTCCTGGAACGGGTGATATCCAGTTGACCATCGTTCAGACGATCCCCCTGACCGGTGCTGTGATCGTGACAACGCCTCAGGAAGTCGCGGTGATTGATGCGCGCAAGGCTGTCTCCATGTTTCAGAAAACGAATGTCCCGATCCTGGGTATTCTTGAAAACATGGCCTATTTCGTGGCGCCGGGTGATACGACACGGCACGAGATCTTCGGGTGCGGCGGTGGTGTCAGAGAGGCAACCCGGCTGGGGGTTCCATTTCTCGGTTCGCTGCCCCTAGACCCTGAACTGAGGATCGCTTCTGACAATGGTGTCCCGTTGGTGCTATCGCATCCCGAACTCCCTGTTTCCAGCCTGATTCAGAAAGCCGCGGAATCCCTCTTGCCGGTGCTTCGCTGA
- the glk gene encoding glucokinase: MILAGDLGGTNFRVAVFRNDAEMTRLHFAKFHSADHSSLEEMVGLFLKDLNLESPLRTACFGVPGPNIAGDVTPINLGWKIEINALPKLLGVPRVEVLNDLESTAYGLAALRQTDLAPLQAGSGSQAGNQCVIAPGTGLGEAGLFWDGTRHTPWASEGGHADFAPTDELQQDLLNFLRREYGSVSFERVVSGMGITNIYRFLRDTGRGVENPEIALEMMEQDGPAVIDRHSADGSCPLCISTMDLFVRTLGAEASNLALKTMATGGVFLGGGIPPKILRLLRRPLFLESFLNKGRLRALLETMPINVVLNDEAALLGSARNALRMLER, encoded by the coding sequence CTGATTCTCGCAGGAGATCTGGGCGGGACCAATTTCCGCGTGGCCGTCTTCCGCAACGACGCGGAGATGACCCGTCTGCATTTCGCGAAATTCCATAGCGCGGACCACTCCTCTCTCGAGGAAATGGTCGGCCTTTTTCTCAAGGATCTCAACCTAGAATCCCCACTCAGGACAGCTTGCTTTGGCGTACCGGGACCCAACATCGCGGGCGACGTCACGCCAATTAACCTTGGCTGGAAAATCGAGATCAATGCCCTTCCGAAGCTCCTCGGCGTCCCACGCGTCGAGGTGCTTAACGACCTCGAATCGACGGCCTATGGACTTGCGGCACTGCGTCAAACCGACCTTGCGCCACTCCAGGCGGGTTCCGGTTCTCAGGCCGGGAACCAGTGCGTCATAGCTCCCGGAACGGGACTGGGTGAGGCAGGCCTATTCTGGGACGGCACACGCCATACACCCTGGGCCAGCGAAGGGGGGCATGCGGACTTTGCCCCCACGGACGAACTCCAACAAGATCTGCTCAACTTCCTTCGGCGCGAATACGGCAGCGTCAGCTTCGAGCGCGTGGTTTCGGGTATGGGAATCACCAACATTTACCGCTTTCTCCGCGACACTGGGCGTGGAGTCGAAAATCCTGAAATCGCCCTCGAGATGATGGAGCAGGATGGCCCGGCAGTCATCGACAGGCATTCAGCGGACGGATCGTGCCCACTCTGTATCTCAACAATGGATCTCTTTGTCCGGACACTCGGCGCAGAAGCTTCCAATCTGGCACTCAAGACCATGGCCACGGGCGGAGTCTTCCTCGGAGGGGGGATTCCACCGAAGATCCTACGACTTCTCCGCCGTCCGCTCTTCCTGGAAAGCTTTCTAAATAAAGGACGGCTCAGGGCACTCCTAGAGACGATGCCTATCAATGTCGTCCTGAATGACGAGGCCGCGCTTCTTGGCTCTGCAAGGAATGCCTTGCGCATGCTGGAGCGGTAG
- the serA gene encoding phosphoglycerate dehydrogenase, whose amino-acid sequence MSSIPKVFVADPVSQRGVEALAEGGVIEVVVKTGLKEEELIAIIPEFHGLVVRSQTKVTPAVFAAAKNLKVVGRAGVGIDNVDVEAATKHGVIVMNAPGGNTISTAEHAFSLMLATARFIPQADASMKAGKWDRKKFEGVELHGKTLAILGMGRIGTEVARRAIAFGMKVLAYDPYISASKAKSLQVEVVDKVDDILPQADFITVHMPLTEETKHMIGRKQLPLLKKGVRIVNCARGGLIDEDVLAEGLKSGQIGGAALDVFEVEPVPAEWPHRDVPNLVLTPHLGASTAEAQELVGIEIAEAVRATLLQGEIRNSVNMPNIDAKTISILGPWIELGGKLGLFLAQIAPKRAEKLSIRFSGRFVEQDLTAVTRELITGFLRYTHGNDVNPVNAPAILANLGLEVIETRQSEAGEFTDLIEASITQDGVTASVGGTLYGSKPRIVTINGRFVEGVPSGIILLLENRDRPGIVGHLGTLLGQNSVNIASMSLSRNEVGGQALTLLNLDSAPDEALLAKVTSDADISTAKVIRL is encoded by the coding sequence ATGAGCAGCATCCCAAAAGTTTTCGTCGCAGACCCGGTTTCCCAACGTGGAGTGGAAGCCCTTGCCGAGGGAGGTGTTATCGAGGTTGTGGTGAAGACAGGCCTCAAGGAGGAGGAACTGATAGCGATCATTCCCGAATTCCACGGCTTGGTGGTCCGTAGCCAGACCAAGGTCACGCCGGCCGTTTTCGCGGCTGCCAAAAACCTCAAGGTTGTCGGACGCGCCGGTGTCGGCATCGACAACGTGGACGTGGAAGCCGCTACCAAGCACGGCGTCATTGTCATGAATGCCCCAGGTGGCAACACGATCTCCACGGCCGAGCACGCCTTCTCACTCATGCTGGCGACCGCTCGCTTTATTCCCCAAGCCGATGCCAGCATGAAGGCCGGTAAGTGGGACCGCAAAAAGTTCGAGGGTGTCGAGCTTCACGGCAAGACCCTCGCCATCCTCGGCATGGGCCGCATCGGCACCGAGGTAGCCCGCCGGGCGATCGCCTTCGGCATGAAAGTGCTTGCCTACGATCCTTACATCTCAGCCAGCAAGGCAAAGTCCCTGCAGGTCGAAGTGGTCGACAAAGTGGATGACATCCTGCCTCAAGCAGACTTCATAACCGTCCACATGCCTCTGACCGAAGAGACTAAGCACATGATCGGTCGCAAACAGCTTCCCCTGCTCAAGAAAGGCGTCCGCATTGTCAATTGCGCCCGCGGAGGACTGATCGATGAGGATGTCCTCGCCGAGGGACTCAAGAGCGGCCAGATCGGCGGTGCGGCCCTGGATGTCTTCGAGGTTGAGCCCGTTCCCGCTGAATGGCCTCACCGCGATGTTCCGAATCTCGTTCTCACCCCTCACCTCGGTGCCTCCACGGCAGAGGCTCAGGAACTCGTCGGCATCGAGATTGCCGAAGCTGTACGCGCTACCCTGCTCCAGGGTGAGATCCGCAACTCCGTCAACATGCCGAATATCGACGCCAAGACCATTTCCATTCTCGGCCCCTGGATCGAACTGGGAGGTAAACTCGGGCTCTTCCTGGCGCAGATCGCACCCAAGCGCGCCGAGAAGCTTTCCATCCGCTTCAGCGGTCGCTTCGTCGAGCAAGATCTCACGGCCGTCACCCGTGAACTCATCACCGGATTCCTTCGTTATACCCATGGCAACGATGTCAATCCCGTCAATGCCCCCGCCATCCTCGCTAACCTGGGACTTGAAGTCATCGAAACACGCCAGAGCGAAGCGGGAGAATTCACCGATCTCATCGAGGCCTCCATCACCCAGGATGGCGTCACGGCATCCGTTGGCGGCACGCTTTACGGCTCCAAGCCGCGCATCGTCACGATCAACGGACGCTTTGTCGAGGGAGTGCCCTCAGGCATCATCCTCCTTCTCGAGAACCGGGATCGTCCGGGCATCGTCGGCCATCTTGGAACCCTCCTCGGCCAGAACAGCGTCAATATTGCCAGTATGTCGCTGAGCCGAAATGAAGTCGGCGGACAGGCTCTAACCCTACTCAACCTAGACTCCGCACCGGATGAGGCTCTGCTTGCCAAGGTGACATCTGACGCTGATATCTCGACCGCCAAGGTCATCCGTCTCTAG